Part of the Geodermatophilus obscurus DSM 43160 genome is shown below.
GACCAGCGGCGGGGCGACCACCGTGGTGAACAGGTCGGCGCGGCGGACCGCCACCGTGGCCACGGCGCTGGCCACGGCGAGCGTTCCGAGCGTGGCCAGGCCCAGGCCGGCACCGATCCAGGACTCGAGGGCCGCACCGGCCAGGGTGACCAGGAAGACCGCGAGCACGGCGACCGCGCCGCGCAGCCCGCTGCCGCTCTCCGGCGCCTGCGCCGTCGCGCCGCGACCGGCGGGGCGGCGGGGCGTGGACCGGGGCTCGGGCGCCCGCGCACCGCGGCGGCGGTCGTCGGCGTCGTCCGACCCCTCCGAGGCGTGCAGGTCGCGGGAGCGGTCCTCGCGGACCCGGGGGCGGTCGGCGTCGGAGGGGACGGGTCGGCCGCGGCCGACCTCCCGGGAGGGACGCGCGGCCCGCTCGCCGGACGGGCGCGGGTGCAGCGGGGGACGACGGTCGTCACGGCCGTGCGCGGAGCGGGCCATGTGGTCGCCGTGCGCGGAGCGGGCCATGTCCTCGGGGAACGGCGGCAGCCCCGCCCGCATCCGCGGGGGCGGCGGCGGCACCGGCGGGCGGCCGATGCGCGACACGTAGTCCGCCGCCTCGGGGCGGGCGCCGGCGCGCCGGTCGGCACGCGGCCCGGCCTCGCGCCAGGTGTCGGCCGTGCTCACCGAGGCCATGGCGGACCTCCCGTCCCCTCGTCGGCGGACTCCCTCGCGGGCGTCCCTGTCGAGGGCAACGGTAACGACGGCCGCAGGAGCCACGGGGGAGGACGGCACCGAATCGCGCTGTGCAGAAGTGCCAAAACCGCAGCCCCGGAAGCACATCCGGTGGGGGCCGCGGGACGGCTGTGACGGAACGGCACCGCCGCGACGACCGGTGTACCCCGGGCTCGGCGTCAGCCCGTCGTGCCGTCGCGCTCGGCCGCCGGCGGGCCGTCGTCGTGCGCGGCCGGCCCGGTGCGGCGGGGCAGGTCCCCGGGCAGCGGGAGCTCAGCCGGCCGCAGGGTGCGCACCGTGGCCTCCACCGGTGGCGGCGTGGGCACCGGGGACTCCGCGACACCGAGGTCGTCGAAGCGGCGGGCGGCGACCAGCACCGAGCTCTCGTAGGAGCCGACGGTCTCGTTGTAACGGGTCAGCGTCGAGGACAGCGCCGAGCCCAGGCGGGTGAGGTGGCCGGAGAGGGTGGACAGCCGGGCGTGCAGCCGGCGGCCGACCTCCAGCACCTGGTCGGCGTCGCGGGCCAGCCGCTCCTGCCGCCACGAGTAGGCGACGGTGCGCAGCAGCGCGAGCAGCGTGCTGGGTGTGGCCAGCACGACGTCGCGGGCGAAGCCGTACTCGAGCAGGCCGGGCTCGGCCTCCAGCGCGGTGGTGAGGAACCCGTCGGAGGGCACGAAGAGCACCGTGAACGGCGCCGCCGGGCGGAACGCCGTGGGGTAGCGGCGGGCGGCGAGGATGTCGACGTGGGCGCGCAGCTGGCGGGCGTGCGCGACGATCCGCTCGGCGCGCACCGCGACGTCCTCGGCCTGCACCGCCTCGATGTAACCGGTGAACGGCACCTTGGCGTCGACCACCACCTGGCGGCCGTCGGAGAGGGTGACCACCAGGTCGGGGCGCACGCCGGCGCCGGCGTCGTTGGTGGCGGAGGGCTGCTCGACGAAGTCGCAGTGCTCGAGCAGCCCGGCCACCTCGACCACCCGGCGCAGCTGCACCTCGCCCCACCGGCCGCGCACGTGCGGGGTGCGCAGGGCGGTGACCAGCGCGGCGGTCTCTTGGCGCAGCATCGCCGAGGTCTGCCCCACGGTGCCCATCTGCTCGCGGAGCTCGCCGTGCGCGGTGGCCCGGTCCCGCTCGATGCCGGCCAGCAGGCGGTGCAGGTGGTCCAGCGACTCGTGCACCGGTTCCAGACCGTCGTCGGCCGGCCGGTTGCGGGCGACCAGCGCGACGACGCCCAGGGTGACCGCGGTGGCCAGCAGCGCGCCGACGAGGAGACCGGTGAGCAGCGAGGCGGCGTCCACGACAGGGGAGCCTGCCGGACCGGTCCGACAGTTCCCGGGAGACACACGGCGCCTGGTGAGGTGCTGGAACGGCCGCCCTCCAGAGACCCGCGCCGAGCACGGTGAGGCGCTGGAACGGCCCCCTTGCAGCAGAAGGACCCCGTCCTCCCCACCCCTCGCAAGCTCGGGGCGGTGCCCTGGACGGGCCGGCGAGCTTGCGAGCGGCGGGGGCGAGGAGGTCCTCTCTCAGACGGTCACGGGAGCGTGCGCCGCCTCGTGGTCGAGCAGCCAGCGCTTGACCGGTGTCCCCCAGCGGAAGCCGCCGAGCCCGCCGTCGGAGCCGAGCACCCGGTGGCAGGGCACGAACAGCGCCGCGGCGTTGCGCGCGCAGGCGTTGGCCGCCGCGCGCACCGCAGCCGGGCGGCCGCAGCGCGCGGCGAAGGCGGCGTAGGTGTCCGGCTCGCCGGCGGGGACGGTGCGCAGCACCTCCCAGGCGTCCTCGAGGAAGGGGCCCGAGCGCTGGCGCACCGGGACGTCGTCGATGGCGGCGACGTCGCCGGCGACGAAGGCGGTGACGGCGTCGAGCACGGGCAGGTGCTCGACCTCCTCGACCCAGGCCGGGCGCAGCGCGCGGTGCACCACGGGGAGGAGGTCGGCGACGTCGGCGGTCCAGCCGCTGGCGAGGACGGCGCCGCCGCGGTCCACGACCACGGTGAACGGCCCCGGCGGGGTGTCGACGGTGGCGGAGCGGGCGGGAAGCGGGGTCATGAGGCGCTCCGTTCGAGGGGGAGGGGTAGTGTCGACAGGCTCGGCACGGCGAGGGCCCACAGGTGCATCACGGCGTAGGACCGCCACGGCCGCCAGCGGGTGGCGGCATCGGTGTCGGAGCTGCCGAGGGTGGCCAGGGAGCGGCGCAGCGCCAGGTCACCGGGCAGCCACACGTCGGGGTCGCCGAGTCCGCGCAGCGCCACCAGCGCGGCGGTCCACGGGCCGATCCCGGGGACGGCGCGCAGCGCCCGGCCTGCCTCCGCGCGGTCGGCGCCGGGGTCCAGCGTCACCGCGCCGGACGCCAGCGCCTCGGCCAGCGCGTGCACGGTGCGCCGCCGGGCGCCGGTCAGACCGACGGCGGTGAGGTCGGCGTCGGCCAGCGCGGCCGGGCGGGGGAAGACGTGGGTCAGCGTGCCGACCGGCTCGGGCAGCGGCGTGCCCGCGGCCGAGAGCACCCGGGCGGTCAGCGTCCGGGCGCCGGCGAGTGAGACCTGCTGGCCGAGGACGGCGCGGACGGCGACCTCGTCGGCGTCGGGCGAGGCGGGCACCCGTCGTCCGGGCGCGGCGGCCACCAGCCCGGTCAGCGCCGGGTCGGCACCGAGGACGCCGTCGACCGCGACCGGGTCGGCGTCGAGGTCCAGCATCCGGCGGCAGCGGGCCACCGCCGTCCCCAGGTCGCGCAGCGCGGTGAGCTGCAGCCGGGCGGAGACCGCGGGGCCGCCGTCCGGGGTGGGGGAGAGGTGCACGACCCCGGGCCCGTGCGGCAGGTCGAGCACGCGGGAGAACGTCGTCCCGTCCCACTCCTCCAGCCCGGGGACGGCGTGCACGCCGAGGAAGAGCAGCACCTCCGCCGCCTCGTACGGGGCGCGCGCGGCCAGCCGCAGCGTCAGCCGGCCGGGGGTGCCGGGCGGGCCGGGCGGCGCGGTGCGGCGCAGCTCGGTGGGGGTGGCGGCGAAGACCTCGCGGACGGTGTCGTTGAACTGCCGGATGCTGGCGAACCCCGCGGCGAAGGCGACGTCGGCCATGGGCAGGTCGGTGGTCTCGACGAGCAGCCGGGCGGTCTGCGCGCGCTGCGCCCGGGCCAGCGCGAGCGGGCCGACACCGAGCTCGCCGACCAGCAGCCGGTGCAGCTGGCGCTCGGAGTAGCCCAGCCGCGCGGCCAGGCCGGGGACGCCGGAGCGCTCGACCTCGCCGTCGCCGATGAGCCGCACGGCCCGTGCGACGACGTCGGCGCGGGTGTCCCACTCCGGGGAGCCGGGGACGGCGTCGGGCCGGCAGCGGCGGCAGGCGCGGTAGCCCGCACCCTGGGCGGCGGCCGCGGTGGAGAAGAAGCTGACGTTGTGCGCCAGCGGGGTGCGGGCCGGGCAGGAGGGGCGGCAGTAGATGCCGGTGGTGGCGACCGCGGTCACGAACCAGCCGTCGAACCGGGCGTCCCGGCTGGCGACCGCGCGGTAGCAGCGTTCGGCGTCCAGCGGCGGTGTCACACGACGAGCATGACAGCGCCGCGCCCCGGGAACTGGCGGTTTCCGGACGCGGCCGTCGGGTCCCGGGCCGGCAGGAAGGCGCCCGGCCGCGGCCGGGCGCCCTCCGGTCGAGCCGGCTACGCCGCGGTGTACGTGCCGTGCCGGCGTGCCCGGACGCCGGCGACCGCGAGCAGGAGGAGCCCGCCGGTCACCCAGAGCACGAGCACGGTCAGTGGGCCGGCGGCGCCGGTGCCGTCGAAGCCGGCGACCGACCGCAGTGCGGCCACGACTGCCCCCGGGGGCAGCGCCTGACCCAGTTCCCTCCACCCGTCGGGCAGCAGTGCCGGAGCGCCGGCAGCGGCCGACAGCGGGTTGCCCAGGGCGACGACCGTCAGTTCGGCGAGGACGAGCCCGGCCCGGCCGGCAACGGCGGCGATGCCCAGCACGCCCAGCGTGATGGCGGCGATCCCGAGGGAGACGACGGCCGACTCGGCCAGCCAGTCCCCGCCGAGCGCACCGAGCCACCCGTGCAGGACCCCGACGGCGGTCGGGCCGGCCAGGAGCGCCAGGACGACGGCGCCGGCCGCGCGGCGACCCGGCCCGCGGACCCGCAGGGCCAGCACCGCGCCGGCGACGGCTCCGGTGATCGACAGCGGCAGTGCCCCGGCAGCCAGTCCGGCACCCCGCGGGTCGTCAGCCGGCGGTGGCGCGACGTCCTCGACCGGCACGGTGGCACCCGTGGCTCCCTGCGCCACCTGCGTCAGCAGCTGGGCGACCGCGGGCCCGGCCTGGGTGGCGACGACGACGCTCGGCCCACCCGGGCCGAGCACGAGCGCTCCGGAGACCTCACGGTCGCGAACCAGCTGTCGCGCCTGTGCGGCGTCCACGGCGGCGGTGACGTCGAAGGCACCCGGCTGGGCGCTCCCGAGGGCGGTGCGCACCTGCTCGACGGCAGGGGGAGGCCCGACGACGGCGACCGGGACGTCCCGCGGACGGGTCTGCGTGGCGGGCCAGGCGAACGCCGACAGCAGCAGCGCCAGTGCTGCCGTCAGGGCCAGGGCCAGACCGAGGACCGTCCGCCACGGGGTGCGGTCGGCCAGGAGTGCGAGGTGGCCGGACGCCGCGGTCCGGTCGGGGGTAAGGGTGCTCATGGCTGTTCCTCGGTGGAGGGGTGGGTGTCAGGACGAGGCCCGGTCCCGGACGACGACGACCGGGCAGCAGGCGGAGTGCAGGACGGCGGCGGCGACCGAGCCGAGCAGCAGCTCGCGCAGCTCGCCCCGGCCGCGCGACCCGACGACGAGCAGCTCGGCGCCGGTGGAGGCGGTGGCGAGGACGGCCTCGGGCCGGCCGTGCACCGCGTGCCAGTGGACGTCGAGCCCCGCGAGGTCGGCCACCAGCGGCCGTCGGGTGCGCGCCAGCTCCTCGCGCACCGCGTCCTCGAAGTCGGTGAACGGCGGGACGTAGCCCACCGCCCAGGACCGCGGCCTGGGCGCGGTGGTCAGCGACCAGGCGCGGACGACGTGTAGCGCTCCGCCGCGGCGGACCGCGTCGGCGGCTGACCAGCGCACCGCGGCGCGCGAGGTGGCGGTCCCGTCGTCGCCGACCACGACGCCACCGACGGGGACGAAGTGCTCGAGCACCTGGGCCATGGAGGGGAGGACCGGCGTGGACGCGACCATGACGACTCCTGTAAATCGGACGACCGTTCGATAAAACGACGATGCTCCCGGTGACCTCGCCCTGTCAAGACGGACGGTCGTTCTCTAATGTGGCCACGTGCCCCGTGTGACCGCCGACCACCTGGAGAGCCGTCGTCAGGAGATCGTCCGTGCGGCCCTTCGCTGTTTCGCCCGTGAGGGCTTCCACGCCACATCGGTGCGGGACGTCGTGCGCGAGTCGGGGCTGTCCGCCGGCGCGGTCTACAGCTACTTCCCGAGCAAGGCCGAGCTGGTCGCCGGCGCCGTGGAGCCGATCCTCGAGGCGCTCATCGGGGTGCTCGACGCCGTCGTCACCGACACCGACGAGTCCCTCGAGGAGGACCGGACGCCGGCGGAGACCGTCGCCGAGGTCCTGCGGCGGATCTACCCGATCGCGGTCGGGGGCGAGCTCGACTACACGCGGATCGCGGTGACCGCCTGGGCCGAGGGGCTGCGCGATCCCGCCGTACGGGCGATCGCCGAGCAGACCTACGGCACGGTGCGCGGCCGGCTGACCCACCGGGTCGCCCGGTGGCGCGACGCCGGGCACCTGGCCGCCGACGTGGACGCCGAGGCGCTCGGGCAGGTGCTGTTCTCGACGCTGGTCGGCTTCGTCCTGCAGCACGCCCTGCTCGGCGACGTCGACCTCGACCGCTACGCGACCGCGCTCTGCCTGCTGCTGCCGCGCTCCTGACCCCGTGGTAACCGTCGCACGCGCGCGGGGCGCGACCCGGAGGAGCCGGTCTAGGCGAGCCGGCCGTCGTCGCGGACCACCCGCAGGTGGGGGCCGGTGCAGATGTCGGCGCCGGGGTCCTCGACGAGTGGCAGGCCGGCCACCCGGCGGACCCGGTTCTCCGGGACGTCGAGGGCGCGGGCCAGTGCCGCCGCCAGGCGCTCGCTCACCATGCCGGAGTGCCGGCCGGCTGCGATGTGGGCGATGGTCTCGGGTGCGACCGCCCACTGGGCCCGCCGCGACGCGGCCTGGGTGCTCGAGGCCAGCTCGAGCAGCCGCCGCTGCACCAGCCGCTGCAGGTCGTCGTTCCCCATCCGGGACAGGCTAGGCCGACGCGGCACCCGGGGGCAGGCCCGCCGTGCCGAGTGCCTCCACGACCTCCTGGCTGCTGCTGCGGTGGGAGAGCAGGCTGTAGTCGAGGCTCGCGAGCGAGCGCTGCGCCGCCGCCGTGTCGACCACCCCGCACGCGTCCTCGACCACCACCGGCAGGAGCCCGAGGTCGGCGGCGTGCCGCGCGGTCGGCTCGATGCCGATCTCCAGCACGGCGCCGACCAGCACCAGGGTGGTCACGCCACGGTCGCGCAGGACGGCCTCGACCGGGGTCCCGACCAGCGCGGACATGCCGAGCTTGTCGAAGACCGGCTCGCCGTCCACCGGCGCCAGCTCGGCGACGAGCTGCGTGTGCGGCGCGTCCGGCGGGAAGGCCGCCGTCACCGCGGCCGCCTCGCCCACCCGCTGCCACGCCATGGCGGTGCGCAGCGCCGCGACGCCCATGTGCGTCGGCGAGAGCGACACGTGCCGCACGTACAGCACCGGCACGCCCGACGTCCGGGCCGCCTGCAGGACCGCCGAGATCCGCTCGACCAGCCGCTCCCGGTCCTGGACGTGGGCCAGGATGCCCACCTGCACGTCGTAGACGAGCACCGCCGACGTCGTCGGACGACACATCTCGCGCACCGTCTCGGGGACCGCCATGCCGAAGGCCTGCTGCATGCCCGGCAGCCTGGCAGTCCCCGGCCGGTCGGGCACGCGGCAGGTGCGGACGACGCCGGGGTCCGACAGGACGCCGGCGGCTCAGCCGGCCGGGACGGCAGCGGTCGCGAGCACCTCCCGCGCCCGGTCGTCGGCCAGCAGCACCTCGGGCACGCCGGCCAGCGCGGTGCGCATCCGCTCGACCCCGCCGAACTGGAAGCCGAGCTGGGTGGGGTAGCAGGCGCACGCGTCGGCGCGCCGGTCGAGGTCCTGCGGGAGGCTCACCTCGGCCAGCCCGTCCGGCAGCTCCGCGCCGGGCACGGCGGCCGGGTCGCGCAGCACGTACGGGCTGTCGCGCCACCACAGCACCGGCCGGTCGAGCGGGGCCACCGCCCGCAGCACCTGCCGGTGGTCGACGTGACCGCCGAGGGCCTGCGGCGCCATCCACAGGTCGGCGTCGTACCCGTCCAGCGCCGCGGTCAGCGATCGCTCGACGTCGTCCCCGGGGTGGACGCCGGCGAACAGGTCGGTGGCGCTGGTGTAGCCGCGGTGCGGGGCCTCGGGCAGGCCCAGGTGGACCGGCCTGGCGCCCAGCACGGTCATCGCCGCGGCGTTCTCGGCGCGGCGCAGGGCCAGGTAGTCGACGTCGGCCGGCAGCCCCTTGTCCAGCTGGCAGGCGAGCGCGAAGCCGGCCGGGTCGGGCACGCTGGCGGTGAAGCAGGTGACCACCGTGACCTCGTGGCCGGCGTCGGCCAGCGCCGCCAGGGTGCCGCCGACGGAGAAGGCGGCGTCGTCGAGGTGCGGGCTGACCGCTAGGACACGCACAGGACCCTCAGAGCAGGTGCGCCGCGGAGCGGAACCGGCAGGAGAGGTCGACCGCCGCGGGCATCGACCAGTCGGGAGCCGGCGTGGTCCCGGCGACCTCGGCGTAGACGGCGTCGATGGAGGCCGCCAGCACCGGCCAGGAGTAGAGCCGCCGCACCTCCTCCAGGGCTGTCGTCGCGAGCCGCTCCCGCAGTGCGCCGTCGTCCAGCAGGCGGGTCAGCGCGGCCCGCAGCCCGGCGACGTCCCCGGGAGTGTGCAGCAGCCCGTTGTCCTCGTGCCGCAGGCAGTCGACGACGCCGACGCTGTCGGTGCTCACCGTCGGCAGCCCGCTGGCCATCGCCTCGAGCAGCGTGTTGCTGAACCCCTCGCTGTAGGTCGGGCTGACGAAGAGGTCGGCCGAGCGGTACACCTCCGGCGCGCGCTCGGGCGGCACGTAGCCGAGGAACGTCGTCCGCTCGTCGGCGCGGGCCCTCGCCTCGTCGAGGTCGGGGCCGATGCCGGAGACGATCAGCCGGACGCCGTCGGGCAGCGCCTCGAGCAGGTCCAGGACGCCCTTGCGCCGGTCCACCCGGCCGTGGAAGAGCAGCACCGGCGGCTCGCGCAGCGCGCCCAGCGGCCGCTCGGCCGGCGTGAACCGTCGGGTGTCGGTGGCCCCGGGGGCGACCGTGAACCGCGCCGGGTCGCTGCCGAGGTTGCCGACCACCTCGTCGCGGAAGCTGGCGCTGCCGATGAGCACCGCGGACGACGAGTCGACGACGGCGCGCATCGCCTCGGCGTGGGTGCTGCAGCAGGTGCCCACCCAGTGGCCGTCGCCGCCCTGGATGCTCACCACGGCGGGCAACCCGGTCTCGCGCGCGGCGGCGAGCACCGCCAGGCCGGGCGGGTAGCCGTACTGGGCGTGCAGGACGTCGAAGGGCCGCTCGGCGTGCAGGCCGACGACAGTGCGCACGATCTCGTCGATGTCGCCCTCCCAGTCCGCGGGGACCACGGTCTCGCCGCGACTCGGCAGCGCGACCACCTCGACGCCGGCCGGAACCCGGTCGGGCGGGGGTGGGCCGCCGCCGTAGACACGGGTGCCGGCCTCGTCGTCGCGGTACTGGCTGACGAGCGTGACCTCGTGACCGAGGGCGACCAGCTCGCGCAGCAGGTTCTCCGCGTAGACGCTCATGCCGCTGACCGCCGGCCAGTAGCGGCGGCTGACGAAGCAGATCCTCATGCCCGCTCGGCCTCCCTCAGCGTCGCGATCGCGCGCGGGACCATCTCGTGCGCCCGGTGCCCGTCGCGGGAGAGCTCGAGGGTGACCAGCCGGTCGTAGCCGACCTCCCGCAGCGCCCGCAGGACGGCGGGCAGGTCGACGTCCCCCTCGTCGAGGGGCAGGTGGTCGTGCACGCCCCGGCGCATGCCCTCGACGGCGACCGTGCCCAGGTGGGGCGCGAACGCCGCGACCGCCTCCTGAGGCTCGTACGCCCCGGCGACGACGCAGTGGCCGGTGTCGAGCGCCAGCGTGATCCCCGGGGCCTCCGCGGCCAGCCGGGCCCAGCCGTCGCAGTCCTCGACCAGCATCCCCGGCTCGGGCTCGACTGCCAGGGCGAAGCCCCGCCCGCCGGAGCTGTCGACGAGCGCCCGGACGCCGTCGACCACCCAGCCCCACGCCGCGTCGCGGTCCACCCCCGGCCGTGGCACGCCCGTCCAGAAGCTGACCGCCTCCGCGCCCAGCACCTCGGCGAGGTCGCAGGCCAGCCGCAGGTAGGCCAGCCGTCGCGCCCGGCCCTCGGCGTCCGCGGTGACCAGCGTCGGTTCGTGCTTGACCCGCGGGTCGAGCAGGTAGCGGGCGCCGGTCTCGACGACGACGCCCAAGCCCAGCTCGTCGCAGCGCGCCCGCGTCTTCTCGGCCTGGGCGAGGGCGTCGGGCGCGAACGGGTCCAGGTGGACGACGTCGAGGGTCAGCGCGACCCCCGCATAGCCGGTGTCGGCGAGGAGGGGCAGCGCGTCGGACAGCCGGTGCGAGGTCAGCCCGTTGGTGTTGTACGCGTACCTCATCGCGCGAGCACCTCCGCGACCGTGTGCCGGCCCGGCTCCCGGTAGAGGGCGTACAGCGGGCCCACCCGCCGCTCGGCACCAACGCGGTCGAACCAGGCCGGCCCACCGAGTCGCTGCTCCGCGTCGCCGGTCAGGTGGACCCGCGCCCAGCCGCCGGGGTCGGCGCCGACGGCGACCAGCGGGTCGCCCCGCTCGAGCAGCCGGCGCACCCCGCGCTCGCCGATCCGCCCGTAGGACATCGTCTCGACCTCCAGTCCCGGTACCAGCACCTTCGCGGCCACCGCGTCCCCGACCGAGGGCTGCAGCTCGACCAGCACGTCGTACCCGGTGGCGTGCAGCGCGCCGGTGACGGTCGCGTGCAGGTCGTCCCCGGACCACGTCGGCAGGTCGGTCAGCGCGACGGTCGACCGGCGGGACAGCACGCTGTCCTGCAGCAGCTCGACCAGCGCGCCGGTGCCCATCCGGGTCCAGGCCAGCATCGCCTCCAGCGCGCGGTCCTCCTCGACCAGCCGCTCGGGCGGGTGCCCGCCGCGCCAGTGCTCCAGGTAGCCGGGCGGGGTGGCCGGCAGGACGACGTCGAACGGGCCGTGCATGAACGCCTTGCGGCTGCGCGCCGAGGCGAACTCGTGCAGCGCCTTGCGGACGGCGGTGTCGCGGTCCGGGTGCGCCGCCTCCCCGCACGCGGTCGCCATGACCGGCACCGGCTCGGAGAGGTCCCGCGAGCAGCCGACCGCGTAGACGTCGACCACGCCGAACTCCGTCGTCGCCAGCTTCACCACGACGTCGATGCCCGCGGCGTCGAGCCGGTCGAGCAGCGCCAGCGCGTCGGGGTCGCGGAGACCGGCCAGGTCGACGACGACGCCGCGGTCCATCGCGCGGAAGGAGGTGGCGTTGCCGTCGCGCTGCAGCACCTCGAGCAGCGCGTGCGCGACCGCCCGGTCGGCGTCGAACGCCGCGCCCTGCCCGTTGGTGATCACCGTGGTCAGCCAGCCCCCGGGCGGCGGGGCGCCGGGCAGGTCGTCGGGTGCGGAGGCGACGAGCTCGGCGGGGACCAGCACCGTCTCGCCGTCCCGCTGCCGGGTCATCGGCAGCCACTGCAGCGGCCGGTCGTCGTCGTAGGCGCTGCCGGCCTCCAGGCAGAGGGTGCGCGGGTCGGTCACCCGGTCCCGGCCGTGCCGCCGGGTCATCTCGGCGTACGAGCCCTGCTCCCGCTCGACGCCCTGGTGCGTGCGCAGCGACAGCGCCATCTCGGCCATCTCGCCCAGCGCCCCGGTGCGGGCCTCCTCGCGCGTGGCGCCGTAGCCCAGCCCGCTGCCGCCGGGGTGCTCCGGCGACGGTGGCAGGACCGCGCTGTGCAGCGGCACGTCGAGGACGTCGAGGCCCTCGATGGCGAACTCGTCGACGGTTCCCGGGAACGAGTCGCGGTACCGCTGCGACGCGGTCAGCGTGCTGGTCACAGGTCCTCCAGTGCGACGGGGGCGGCGTCCGGCGGCCCGGCGAGCAGCCGCCGCACCAGGTGCACGACGTGGTCGGTGGTCACCCCGCGGACCAGCTCGAACGGCGTCGCGACGGCCTGGAACTCCAGCGCGCCGACGACGGTCAGGTACTCGCGCAGCTCGCCGTGGGACAGCGGGATCTGCGCGTGGAAGGCCTTGTGCGCGCTCAGCGCGACCGGCTGACCGGTCTCGTCGAGGTCGACCTTGAGCGAGTCGCCGCAGAACAGCACGCCGCGGCGGCGGTCGTGCAGCACCGAGTGCCCGGGGAAGTGCCCGCCGGTGCGGTGCAGCGTGAGGTCGGGGGCCAGCTCCAGCTCGTCGTCCGCCGGCCAGGTGACCCGGAAGGCCTTGGTCCACTCCAGGTCGCGGACGCCGACGCAGACCGTGCGCGGCTCGAGCTCCTGCTGCAGCTGCCACAGCGCGCCGTACCCGTGCACGTGGCTGGAGGCCAGGATCTCGAACCCGCCCTTCGCGTCGGCCATCCGGCGGAGCTGGGCCAGCATGTCGGCGGTGTACCAGGGGGCGCACTCGAAGCCGACCAGGCCGGCGTCGCTCTCGATCACCCACCCGCGGCTGTCCAGCCCGAAACGCGGGTGCGTGCCGAACTCGGTGACGCCCGCGACGGCGGTCGGGCGGCAGAAGCCCTCCACCGTCGCCTCGACCTGCGCCGGCGTGACGAACTCGAAGCCGTTCTCGGGGAGGGCGTTGCGGACGTCGGCGCAGACCGGGCAGACCAG
Proteins encoded:
- a CDS encoding methylated-DNA--[protein]-cysteine S-methyltransferase; this translates as MTPLPARSATVDTPPGPFTVVVDRGGAVLASGWTADVADLLPVVHRALRPAWVEEVEHLPVLDAVTAFVAGDVAAIDDVPVRQRSGPFLEDAWEVLRTVPAGEPDTYAAFAARCGRPAAVRAAANACARNAAALFVPCHRVLGSDGGLGGFRWGTPVKRWLLDHEAAHAPVTV
- a CDS encoding PIG-L deacetylase family protein, whose translation is MRVLAVSPHLDDAAFSVGGTLAALADAGHEVTVVTCFTASVPDPAGFALACQLDKGLPADVDYLALRRAENAAAMTVLGARPVHLGLPEAPHRGYTSATDLFAGVHPGDDVERSLTAALDGYDADLWMAPQALGGHVDHRQVLRAVAPLDRPVLWWRDSPYVLRDPAAVPGAELPDGLAEVSLPQDLDRRADACACYPTQLGFQFGGVERMRTALAGVPEVLLADDRAREVLATAAVPAG
- a CDS encoding glycosyltransferase family 4 protein, translated to MRICFVSRRYWPAVSGMSVYAENLLRELVALGHEVTLVSQYRDDEAGTRVYGGGPPPPDRVPAGVEVVALPSRGETVVPADWEGDIDEIVRTVVGLHAERPFDVLHAQYGYPPGLAVLAAARETGLPAVVSIQGGDGHWVGTCCSTHAEAMRAVVDSSSAVLIGSASFRDEVVGNLGSDPARFTVAPGATDTRRFTPAERPLGALREPPVLLFHGRVDRRKGVLDLLEALPDGVRLIVSGIGPDLDEARARADERTTFLGYVPPERAPEVYRSADLFVSPTYSEGFSNTLLEAMASGLPTVSTDSVGVVDCLRHEDNGLLHTPGDVAGLRAALTRLLDDGALRERLATTALEEVRRLYSWPVLAASIDAVYAEVAGTTPAPDWSMPAAVDLSCRFRSAAHLL
- a CDS encoding AlkA N-terminal domain-containing protein, whose amino-acid sequence is MTPPLDAERCYRAVASRDARFDGWFVTAVATTGIYCRPSCPARTPLAHNVSFFSTAAAAQGAGYRACRRCRPDAVPGSPEWDTRADVVARAVRLIGDGEVERSGVPGLAARLGYSERQLHRLLVGELGVGPLALARAQRAQTARLLVETTDLPMADVAFAAGFASIRQFNDTVREVFAATPTELRRTAPPGPPGTPGRLTLRLAARAPYEAAEVLLFLGVHAVPGLEEWDGTTFSRVLDLPHGPGVVHLSPTPDGGPAVSARLQLTALRDLGTAVARCRRMLDLDADPVAVDGVLGADPALTGLVAAAPGRRVPASPDADEVAVRAVLGQQVSLAGARTLTARVLSAAGTPLPEPVGTLTHVFPRPAALADADLTAVGLTGARRRTVHALAEALASGAVTLDPGADRAEAGRALRAVPGIGPWTAALVALRGLGDPDVWLPGDLALRRSLATLGSSDTDAATRWRPWRSYAVMHLWALAVPSLSTLPLPLERSAS
- a CDS encoding DNA recombination protein RmuC, which translates into the protein MDAASLLTGLLVGALLATAVTLGVVALVARNRPADDGLEPVHESLDHLHRLLAGIERDRATAHGELREQMGTVGQTSAMLRQETAALVTALRTPHVRGRWGEVQLRRVVEVAGLLEHCDFVEQPSATNDAGAGVRPDLVVTLSDGRQVVVDAKVPFTGYIEAVQAEDVAVRAERIVAHARQLRAHVDILAARRYPTAFRPAAPFTVLFVPSDGFLTTALEAEPGLLEYGFARDVVLATPSTLLALLRTVAYSWRQERLARDADQVLEVGRRLHARLSTLSGHLTRLGSALSSTLTRYNETVGSYESSVLVAARRFDDLGVAESPVPTPPPVEATVRTLRPAELPLPGDLPRRTGPAAHDDGPPAAERDGTTG
- a CDS encoding DUF6542 domain-containing protein, which gives rise to MASVSTADTWREAGPRADRRAGARPEAADYVSRIGRPPVPPPPPRMRAGLPPFPEDMARSAHGDHMARSAHGRDDRRPPLHPRPSGERAARPSREVGRGRPVPSDADRPRVREDRSRDLHASEGSDDADDRRRGARAPEPRSTPRRPAGRGATAQAPESGSGLRGAVAVLAVFLVTLAGAALESWIGAGLGLATLGTLAVASAVATVAVRRADLFTTVVAPPLVYIAVAVLNTALAPSAPLNLASVATLLIRGFPAMVVATAAAAVVALIRWAARR
- a CDS encoding cysteine hydrolase family protein, translated to MQQAFGMAVPETVREMCRPTTSAVLVYDVQVGILAHVQDRERLVERISAVLQAARTSGVPVLYVRHVSLSPTHMGVAALRTAMAWQRVGEAAAVTAAFPPDAPHTQLVAELAPVDGEPVFDKLGMSALVGTPVEAVLRDRGVTTLVLVGAVLEIGIEPTARHAADLGLLPVVVEDACGVVDTAAAQRSLASLDYSLLSHRSSSQEVVEALGTAGLPPGAASA
- a CDS encoding universal stress protein yields the protein MVASTPVLPSMAQVLEHFVPVGGVVVGDDGTATSRAAVRWSAADAVRRGGALHVVRAWSLTTAPRPRSWAVGYVPPFTDFEDAVREELARTRRPLVADLAGLDVHWHAVHGRPEAVLATASTGAELLVVGSRGRGELRELLLGSVAAAVLHSACCPVVVVRDRASS
- a CDS encoding TetR/AcrR family transcriptional regulator, with the protein product MPRVTADHLESRRQEIVRAALRCFAREGFHATSVRDVVRESGLSAGAVYSYFPSKAELVAGAVEPILEALIGVLDAVVTDTDESLEEDRTPAETVAEVLRRIYPIAVGGELDYTRIAVTAWAEGLRDPAVRAIAEQTYGTVRGRLTHRVARWRDAGHLAADVDAEALGQVLFSTLVGFVLQHALLGDVDLDRYATALCLLLPRS